From a region of the Rhipicephalus microplus isolate Deutch F79 chromosome X, USDA_Rmic, whole genome shotgun sequence genome:
- the LOC142775286 gene encoding uncharacterized protein LOC142775286 — protein MGDISPEQKKKSSSKVLTTLFPRIPKVTTVLLEFFVKRESKVSLFRDPLSHFCQEQVVLAAQDCLQKLNRQVITFQDIRDMVENLIGLHSLCMKRAPETAKELGTTIRKLTIIIGELATSLEKICEVSVTDWMAIGDSVVSKTEKVRM, from the exons ATGGGAGACATCTCGCCCG AACAGAAGAAGAAGTCCTCATCGAAGGTTCTCACGACACTCTTCCCAAGG ATCCCGAAAGTAACAACAGTACTGCTTGAGTTCTTCGTGAAACGAGAAAGCAAAGTTTCCCTCTTCCGCGACCCCCTGTCACACTTCTGCCAGGAGCAAGTGGTTCTGGCGGCCCAAGACTGCTTACAGAAGTTGAACCGGCAAGTGATCACCTTCCAGGACATCCGCGACATGGTCGAGAACCTCATCGGCCTGCACAGTTTG TGCATGAAACGGGCTCCGGAGACGGCGAAAGAGCTGGGAACCACAATACGCAAGCTGACCATTATCATTGGCGAGCTGGCGACTTCTCTAGAGAAGATCTGCGAAGTGAGCGTGACAGACTGGATGGCAATCGGTGACAGCGTGGTCAGCAAAACAGAAAAGGTGCGCATGTGA